One window of Halopelagius longus genomic DNA carries:
- the pth2 gene encoding peptidyl-tRNA hydrolase Pth2, whose product MKQAIVARADLGMGRGKLAAQVAHASLSAYEDTDDRTRSQWKGSGQKKIVLKANGESKLFELADAAEREGLPHAIIRDAGHTQLDSGTVTALAVGPGPEDAVNRVTGDLSLY is encoded by the coding sequence ATGAAACAGGCCATCGTCGCCCGCGCGGACCTCGGCATGGGCCGCGGGAAACTCGCCGCCCAAGTCGCGCACGCGTCGCTTTCGGCGTACGAGGACACCGACGACCGGACGCGCTCTCAGTGGAAGGGAAGCGGTCAGAAGAAGATAGTCCTGAAGGCCAACGGCGAGTCGAAACTCTTCGAACTCGCGGACGCCGCCGAACGGGAGGGTCTCCCCCACGCGATAATTCGCGACGCCGGACACACGCAACTGGACTCCGGAACGGTCACCGCACTCGCCGTCGGACCGGGCCCGGAGGACGCGGTGAACCGCGTGACGGGCGACCTCTCCCTGTACTGA
- a CDS encoding sensor histidine kinase, with the protein MKEFAASNPDETLLDVLENVNDVITVRDAETGETLAVGGGVEEMYGYTPEEFKSRRIEEYSADSDTYGRDEVERRFDEARREGEATFEWKAKARDGTEFWTEVNLSRTEIGDRDCLLSVIRDIDDRKEKENELERYKRLVSLVSDPVFTIDADDRIDFVNDAAVSFSGYSREELQGADPSRLVESEDEDGFEKIHRLVDGPEDSVRLEGTVERPDGSTRIIESNIAPLPSDDGEYSGAVGVARDITARKEREEHLERFASVLSHDLRNPLNAAQAQATLLREAEGVESDYLDTLDRLHDRMADIVDDVLTLAREGTTVDDPEPVELRRAVEKAWESTPSDEGTVLVDDDLGTVRGDPRRVRRLFENLLDNAVTHAGPDVTVRVEPLPDGFAVADDGPGIPPEERDNVFEYGYSTAERGTGFGLNIVAEIAKAHGWTVSLGDGDAEGARFEVTGVSG; encoded by the coding sequence ATGAAAGAGTTCGCCGCGTCTAACCCGGACGAGACGCTTCTCGACGTGCTGGAGAACGTCAACGACGTCATCACCGTTCGGGACGCCGAGACCGGCGAGACTCTCGCCGTCGGCGGGGGCGTCGAGGAGATGTACGGCTACACCCCCGAGGAGTTCAAATCCCGTCGCATCGAGGAGTACAGCGCCGACAGCGACACGTACGGCCGCGACGAAGTCGAACGTCGATTCGACGAGGCGCGACGGGAGGGGGAGGCCACGTTCGAGTGGAAGGCGAAGGCGAGAGACGGGACCGAGTTCTGGACGGAGGTGAACCTCTCGCGGACGGAGATAGGCGACCGCGACTGCCTCCTGAGCGTCATCCGCGACATCGACGATCGAAAGGAGAAGGAAAACGAGTTAGAGCGGTACAAGCGACTCGTCTCCCTCGTCTCCGACCCGGTGTTCACCATCGACGCCGACGACCGCATCGACTTCGTCAACGACGCCGCCGTCTCGTTCAGCGGGTACTCCCGCGAGGAACTGCAGGGGGCGGATCCGAGTCGCCTCGTCGAGTCGGAGGACGAAGACGGGTTCGAGAAGATTCACCGACTGGTGGACGGCCCCGAGGACTCCGTCAGACTCGAAGGGACCGTCGAACGCCCGGACGGGAGCACCCGGATCATCGAGTCGAACATCGCGCCCCTCCCGAGCGACGACGGGGAGTACAGCGGCGCCGTCGGCGTCGCGCGCGACATCACGGCGCGGAAGGAACGGGAGGAACACCTCGAACGGTTCGCGAGCGTCCTCTCGCACGACCTCAGAAACCCGCTGAACGCCGCGCAGGCGCAGGCGACGCTCCTCCGGGAGGCCGAGGGAGTCGAGAGCGACTACCTCGACACGCTCGATAGGCTCCACGACCGGATGGCCGACATCGTAGACGACGTGTTGACGCTGGCCCGCGAGGGGACGACGGTCGATGACCCCGAACCGGTCGAACTGCGGCGGGCCGTCGAGAAGGCGTGGGAGTCGACGCCGTCCGACGAGGGAACCGTTCTCGTCGACGACGACCTCGGCACCGTCCGAGGCGACCCCCGGCGCGTCCGCCGCCTCTTCGAGAACCTCCTCGACAACGCCGTCACCCACGCCGGGCCCGACGTGACCGTCCGCGTGGAACCCCTCCCGGACGGGTTCGCCGTCGCCGACGACGGACCGGGCATCCCGCCGGAGGAACGGGACAACGTCTTCGAGTACGGCTACTCGACCGCCGAACGCGGGACCGGATTCGGGCTGAACATCGTCGCCGAGATAGCGAAGGCCCACGGGTGGACGGTCTCACTCGGCGACGGCGACGCCGAGGGCGCGCGGTTCGAGGTGACCGGCGTTTCCGGGTGA
- a CDS encoding response regulator → MTEDRPTVLVVEDEETVVEAYALWLSETANVRTATGGKEALELVDDDVDAVLLDRRMPDLSGDETLAEMRERGHDCRVAMVTAVDPDVEATEESFDTYLTKPVTREEIVDTVEELLELAREDAEG, encoded by the coding sequence ATGACCGAGGACCGACCGACCGTCCTCGTCGTCGAGGACGAGGAGACGGTCGTCGAAGCGTACGCGCTGTGGCTCTCCGAGACCGCGAACGTCCGAACCGCGACCGGCGGCAAGGAGGCCCTCGAACTCGTCGACGACGACGTGGACGCGGTGCTCTTAGACCGGCGGATGCCGGACCTCTCGGGCGACGAGACGCTGGCTGAGATGCGCGAACGCGGCCACGACTGCCGCGTCGCGATGGTCACGGCGGTGGACCCCGACGTGGAGGCGACGGAGGAGTCGTTCGACACCTACCTGACGAAACCCGTGACAAGAGAGGAGATAGTAGACACCGTCGAGGAACTCCTCGAACTGGCGCGCGAGGACGCCGAGGGGTAG
- the truD gene encoding tRNA pseudouridine(13) synthase TruD produces the protein MREAHPLERRVGIERYVSDAAGTGGRLRASPEDFRVRELEGMDPEPADSDPGDYPHLLLRVTLRGWDTNDYARRLSDALGVSRERVAWAGTKDKHAVTTQLFTVRDVAPDEIPEVRDADAEVLGRVGRDLGFGDLAGNAFEIRVTDVDRPENAAAVTAELASFLADAGGDAEADEGGDAEADAGENDDPSSYPAEVAVPNYFGHQRFGSRRPVTHEVGLRVVRGEWREAVLTYAGNPFDAEPEGTQAARRFVDEQADSADPDWAAAVERMPNRLRYERSMLHRLAQDGAETDDDWRHALEAVPRNLQRLFVNAAQSYAFNRILSERLERGMPLTRPVEGDVVCFSDRDAPEGLYRPDTDRTQVATGRRVDVMARHCERGRAFVTAPLVGTETEFAEGEPGEVERGVMDELGLEPADFDLPGEFDSSGTRRAVLLRTEVDVETESDAYTLSFSLPSGSYATVLLREYLKTSPREQ, from the coding sequence ATGCGAGAGGCACACCCACTCGAACGGCGCGTCGGTATCGAACGGTACGTGAGCGACGCCGCGGGGACGGGCGGCCGTCTCCGGGCGTCGCCCGAGGATTTCAGGGTCCGCGAACTGGAAGGGATGGACCCCGAACCCGCGGATTCTGACCCCGGCGACTACCCCCACCTCCTCCTTCGGGTCACCCTGCGCGGGTGGGACACGAACGACTACGCGCGCCGCCTCTCGGACGCCCTCGGCGTCAGCAGGGAACGCGTCGCGTGGGCCGGAACGAAGGACAAACACGCGGTCACGACGCAGTTGTTCACCGTCCGCGACGTGGCCCCGGACGAGATTCCCGAGGTGCGAGACGCCGACGCGGAGGTGCTCGGACGGGTCGGGCGCGACCTCGGATTCGGCGACTTGGCGGGCAACGCCTTCGAGATTCGCGTGACGGACGTCGACCGCCCGGAGAACGCGGCGGCCGTCACCGCCGAACTCGCGTCGTTCCTCGCCGACGCGGGCGGCGACGCGGAGGCCGACGAGGGCGGCGACGCGGAGGCCGACGCGGGCGAGAACGACGATCCCTCGTCGTACCCCGCCGAGGTGGCCGTCCCCAACTACTTCGGCCACCAGCGATTCGGCAGTCGTCGCCCCGTGACGCACGAAGTCGGCCTGCGCGTCGTCCGCGGCGAGTGGCGCGAGGCCGTGCTGACGTACGCCGGCAACCCGTTCGACGCGGAACCGGAGGGAACGCAGGCGGCGCGGCGGTTCGTGGACGAGCAGGCCGACTCGGCCGACCCCGACTGGGCCGCCGCCGTAGAGCGGATGCCGAACCGCCTGCGGTACGAACGGTCGATGCTCCACCGCCTCGCCCAAGACGGCGCGGAGACGGACGACGACTGGCGGCACGCCCTCGAAGCCGTCCCGCGGAACCTCCAGCGACTGTTCGTCAACGCCGCCCAGTCGTACGCGTTCAACAGGATACTGAGCGAACGCCTCGAACGCGGGATGCCCCTCACCCGCCCCGTCGAGGGCGACGTGGTGTGTTTCTCCGACCGCGACGCGCCGGAGGGCCTCTACCGACCGGACACCGACCGCACGCAGGTCGCCACCGGTCGCCGGGTGGACGTGATGGCGCGGCACTGCGAACGCGGGCGGGCGTTCGTCACCGCACCCCTCGTCGGCACCGAAACGGAGTTCGCCGAGGGCGAACCGGGGGAGGTCGAACGCGGCGTGATGGACGAGTTGGGCCTCGAACCCGCGGACTTCGACCTGCCCGGCGAGTTCGACTCCTCGGGAACGCGGCGGGCCGTCCTCCTCCGGACCGAGGTAGACGTCGAAACGGAGTCCGACGCGTACACCCTCTCCTTTTCGCTCCCCTCGGGGTCGTACGCGACGGTGCTCCTGCGGGAGTACCTGAAGACGAGTCCGCGAGAGCAGTGA
- a CDS encoding DUF2103 domain-containing protein: MDCGRCGTPLEKPGDYCLTCNTANCDTVVVVFERARAELTMLDEEEVIGKTTVTTIPEDGDESRVVELRNFAGLVADEVRRKRPEEVYAAGDRDVLRETRAQLHHEFFRVAGENPVERVLERRGERALEVVETPPREKVGGTHSTLIGGRKGRRAIGVVAGHPHVKKIIPGPIDASGKGSRTSLRAKVTRADGNGNVRLLLRDGSSVQENRVVTTAMDTETGEFVRDDLNDALREAELQDGE, from the coding sequence ATGGACTGTGGGCGGTGTGGGACGCCGTTAGAGAAACCGGGAGACTACTGTCTCACCTGTAACACCGCCAACTGCGACACCGTCGTCGTCGTCTTCGAACGGGCGCGCGCCGAACTGACGATGCTCGACGAGGAAGAGGTGATAGGGAAGACGACGGTGACGACCATCCCCGAAGACGGCGACGAGAGTCGCGTCGTCGAACTGCGGAACTTCGCCGGACTCGTCGCCGACGAGGTGCGTCGGAAGCGCCCCGAGGAGGTGTACGCCGCGGGCGACAGGGACGTCCTGCGCGAGACGCGCGCGCAACTGCACCACGAGTTCTTCCGCGTCGCCGGCGAGAACCCCGTCGAACGCGTCCTCGAACGGCGGGGCGAACGCGCCCTCGAAGTCGTGGAGACGCCGCCCCGAGAGAAAGTCGGCGGCACGCACTCGACGCTCATCGGCGGGCGGAAGGGCCGCCGGGCCATCGGCGTCGTCGCGGGCCACCCGCACGTCAAGAAGATAATTCCCGGCCCGATAGACGCAAGCGGGAAGGGTTCCCGCACGAGTCTCCGCGCGAAGGTGACCCGCGCCGACGGCAACGGCAACGTCCGACTCCTCCTCCGCGACGGGTCGAGCGTGCAGGAGAACCGCGTCGTCACGACGGCGATGGACACCGAAACCGGTGAGTTCGTCCGCGACGACCTGAACGACGCCCTGCGCGAGGCGGAACTCCAAGACGGCGAGTGA
- a CDS encoding eL43 family ribosomal protein → MAEKKARKTGSAGRFGARYGRVARRRVKEIEAEMRSAKVDGDDVTRVGTGIWKNEETGELFTGGTYRPQTPGGKQVRRSIRAALSSDDDE, encoded by the coding sequence ATGGCCGAAAAGAAGGCACGAAAGACCGGCAGCGCCGGTCGCTTCGGCGCTCGCTACGGGCGCGTCGCCCGACGCCGGGTCAAGGAGATAGAAGCCGAGATGCGCTCCGCGAAAGTCGACGGCGACGACGTGACGCGCGTCGGCACGGGCATCTGGAAGAACGAGGAGACGGGCGAACTGTTCACCGGCGGCACGTACCGCCCGCAGACGCCCGGCGGAAAGCAGGTCCGTCGCTCCATCCGCGCGGCGCTCTCGTCGGACGACGACGAGTAA
- a CDS encoding DNA-directed RNA polymerase subunit P, producing MSYKCSRCKRDVELDEYGGVRCPYCGHRVLLKERAPDVKEVPVE from the coding sequence ATGAGCTACAAGTGCTCTCGCTGTAAGCGCGACGTCGAACTGGACGAGTACGGCGGCGTGCGCTGTCCGTACTGCGGGCACCGCGTCCTCCTGAAGGAGCGCGCGCCCGACGTGAAGGAAGTCCCGGTCGAGTAA
- a CDS encoding KEOPS complex subunit Pcc1, translating to MDGAHDATLEFSYADERRARTVAESVRVEVGEIDDARSAAGVEREGNVVRVRVDAADLVALRAGTNSWLRLVSVAETVAADARER from the coding sequence ATGGACGGCGCGCACGACGCGACGCTCGAATTTTCCTACGCCGACGAGCGACGCGCCCGCACCGTCGCCGAGAGCGTTCGCGTCGAAGTCGGCGAGATAGACGACGCGCGGTCGGCCGCGGGCGTCGAACGCGAGGGGAACGTCGTCCGCGTCCGCGTGGACGCCGCGGACCTCGTCGCCCTCCGGGCGGGGACGAACTCGTGGCTCCGCCTCGTCTCCGTCGCGGAGACGGTGGCGGCGGACGCACGAGAACGCTGA
- a CDS encoding prefoldin subunit beta produces MQGNLPPEAQEKLEELQDLQETAQQVAAQKQQAESTLTESKTALETLEDVDEDTVMYREIGELLVETEYDEAYDDLEEKVDTLEIRVEQLQKQEERVQEQFEDLQSELQQMLQGGAGGGPMGPGGAGGA; encoded by the coding sequence ATGCAGGGTAATCTGCCGCCGGAAGCACAGGAGAAGCTCGAGGAACTGCAGGACCTCCAGGAGACCGCACAGCAGGTCGCCGCGCAGAAACAGCAGGCCGAGTCCACGCTCACCGAGTCCAAGACGGCGCTCGAAACGCTCGAAGACGTCGACGAGGACACCGTCATGTACCGAGAGATCGGCGAACTGCTCGTCGAGACGGAGTACGACGAGGCGTACGACGACCTCGAAGAGAAGGTCGACACCCTCGAGATTCGCGTCGAGCAGCTTCAGAAGCAGGAAGAGCGCGTCCAAGAGCAGTTCGAGGACCTCCAGAGCGAACTCCAGCAGATGCTGCAGGGCGGCGCGGGCGGCGGCCCGATGGGCCCCGGCGGCGCAGGCGGCGCGTAA
- a CDS encoding DUF3194 domain-containing protein — protein sequence MPSDEEVVETAAEAAEGVIFARYKQSEVTDFDVTVTFEDGVLDVDVYVNAPEDADADADEVADEAALAAQDAVDELFGETDAAES from the coding sequence ATGCCGTCCGACGAAGAGGTCGTGGAGACGGCCGCCGAGGCCGCGGAGGGCGTCATCTTCGCGCGCTACAAGCAGTCCGAGGTCACCGACTTCGACGTGACGGTGACGTTCGAGGACGGCGTTCTCGACGTGGACGTGTACGTCAACGCCCCCGAGGACGCCGACGCCGACGCCGACGAGGTGGCCGACGAAGCCGCACTCGCGGCGCAGGACGCCGTGGACGAACTGTTCGGCGAAACCGACGCGGCCGAGTCGTAG
- a CDS encoding HVO_0649 family zinc finger protein, with product MATRNRGGGTPLERLRTHYERTRSRCTACGYVDEDCEWTATTTGRRVTYEHVCPSCGTVDTAEIRL from the coding sequence ATGGCAACCAGAAACCGAGGCGGTGGGACGCCGCTGGAGCGGCTTCGAACGCACTACGAACGGACGCGGTCGCGGTGTACGGCCTGCGGATACGTGGACGAAGACTGCGAGTGGACGGCGACGACGACGGGCCGCCGGGTGACCTACGAGCACGTCTGCCCGAGTTGCGGAACCGTCGATACCGCGGAGATACGCCTGTAA
- a CDS encoding DUF2070 family protein: protein MTATQSDLAGLSRFIFRAPSWYASLGFALLLAAMAGVAAFDTGEAVRTWRGLFFLGKDAWEGIFFIGVPTIVAVFGTTGVDRFVGGKLTPNRSSLLALVSEVIMVAIVTIAAIVSVFTPLDQRFVFDALVVALASVFAFRLLVIMAVSQLSILVAAVPASIQTLTAAVLLFVYSGTLRYLSFGGSLLSAYLTPYLSRADHAPAALSALSPDHFLILGVMCSVYAAFVYGFIVVVDRPWRRSLGVSMLDFLGGFIGHVAEGSRELETFFEKLGEEAVVPVTVLSFREPGGSEKARFVLPMIHPGPMGEIGGGNFPERVARRSEGLAFPPHATAGHDFNLVTEREVDTILDTAEDAYRSIEYGTEATESVRTESGEAKMLGQGFGDDALLVSTYAPGFADDVEYAVGLSAAAEARTKGLDDVLLVDAHNSNNGLDGPDLGHVTPGSKRSFDMITAAGLAGEELREADRGDVSLGVAWHRTNWTPMEGIGPLGIRVSVTEVNGQTTAYVLVDGNNMEPGLRDELLSDLTEGEDAPADVAEVMTTDTHIVNTVKADNQVGAAIDWDELRTLVADLVEEAEADCEPVEAGVAVELAEVTVFGNDRTETLASHANAVVSMGGAFAASVILAAMAVSVLIFLFA, encoded by the coding sequence ATGACGGCGACTCAAAGTGACCTCGCGGGACTGTCGCGGTTCATCTTCCGCGCCCCGAGTTGGTACGCCAGCCTCGGGTTCGCCCTCCTTCTTGCGGCGATGGCCGGCGTCGCCGCGTTCGACACGGGCGAGGCGGTTCGGACGTGGCGCGGCCTGTTCTTCCTCGGGAAGGACGCGTGGGAGGGAATCTTCTTCATCGGCGTTCCGACCATCGTCGCGGTGTTCGGCACGACCGGCGTCGACCGGTTCGTCGGCGGGAAACTGACGCCGAACCGGTCGTCGCTTCTCGCCCTCGTCTCGGAGGTGATAATGGTCGCCATCGTCACTATCGCCGCCATCGTCTCCGTGTTCACCCCCCTCGACCAGCGGTTCGTCTTCGACGCCCTCGTCGTCGCCCTCGCGTCGGTGTTCGCCTTCCGGTTACTCGTCATCATGGCCGTCTCGCAACTGTCGATTCTCGTCGCGGCGGTGCCGGCGAGCATCCAGACGCTGACGGCGGCGGTGCTCCTGTTCGTCTACAGCGGAACCCTCCGGTATCTCTCGTTCGGCGGGTCGCTCCTCAGCGCGTACCTGACGCCGTACCTCTCCCGGGCGGACCACGCCCCCGCCGCGCTCTCTGCGCTCTCGCCGGACCACTTCCTCATCCTCGGCGTGATGTGTTCGGTGTACGCCGCCTTCGTCTACGGCTTCATCGTCGTCGTGGACCGACCGTGGCGGCGGAGCCTCGGCGTCTCCATGCTCGATTTCCTCGGCGGGTTCATCGGCCACGTCGCCGAGGGCTCCCGGGAACTGGAGACGTTCTTCGAGAAACTGGGCGAGGAGGCCGTCGTGCCCGTCACGGTCCTGTCGTTCCGCGAACCCGGCGGCTCCGAGAAGGCGCGGTTCGTCCTGCCGATGATCCACCCCGGGCCGATGGGCGAAATCGGCGGCGGCAACTTCCCCGAACGCGTCGCCCGGCGTTCGGAGGGACTGGCGTTCCCGCCGCACGCCACCGCGGGTCACGACTTCAACCTCGTCACCGAACGCGAGGTGGACACCATCCTCGACACCGCCGAGGACGCCTACCGGAGCATCGAGTACGGCACCGAAGCGACCGAGAGCGTCCGCACGGAGTCCGGCGAGGCGAAGATGCTCGGGCAGGGGTTCGGCGACGACGCCTTGCTGGTGTCGACGTACGCGCCGGGCTTCGCCGACGACGTGGAGTACGCCGTCGGCCTCTCGGCGGCGGCGGAGGCGCGGACCAAGGGGTTAGACGACGTGCTCCTCGTGGACGCGCACAACTCCAACAACGGCCTCGACGGCCCGGACTTGGGGCACGTCACGCCCGGGTCGAAGCGCTCCTTCGACATGATAACCGCCGCGGGACTGGCGGGCGAGGAACTGCGCGAGGCCGACCGCGGCGACGTCTCTCTAGGCGTCGCGTGGCACCGGACGAACTGGACGCCGATGGAGGGAATCGGCCCCCTCGGCATCCGCGTCTCCGTCACCGAGGTGAACGGGCAGACGACGGCGTACGTCCTCGTGGACGGCAACAACATGGAACCGGGACTCCGCGACGAACTGCTCTCGGACCTCACCGAGGGCGAGGACGCCCCCGCCGACGTGGCGGAGGTGATGACGACTGACACCCACATCGTCAACACCGTCAAAGCCGACAATCAGGTCGGTGCGGCGATAGACTGGGACGAACTCCGGACGCTCGTCGCGGACCTCGTAGAGGAGGCCGAGGCGGACTGCGAACCCGTCGAGGCCGGGGTTGCGGTCGAACTCGCCGAGGTGACCGTCTTCGGGAACGACCGCACGGAGACGCTCGCCAGTCACGCGAACGCCGTCGTCTCGATGGGCGGCGCGTTCGCCGCCTCGGTCATCCTCGCGGCGATGGCCGTCAGCGTCCTCATCTTCCTGTTCGCGTAG
- a CDS encoding GMP synthase subunit A, with protein MTRIVVIDNHGQFTHLEHRALRDLGVDVELLDNDTPAAEIDADGIVLSGGPDMDRIGNCAEYLQLDVPVLGICLGMQILAAELDGAVGSGDYGGYADVNVEILDDEDPLVGSLSPETRVWASHADEVKELPEGFVHTGTSDVCGIESMSDTDRDLYGVQWHPEVAHTEEGREVFENFLAICEQ; from the coding sequence ATGACCCGCATCGTCGTCATCGACAACCACGGCCAGTTCACCCACCTCGAACACAGGGCGCTCCGCGATCTCGGGGTGGACGTCGAACTCCTCGACAACGACACCCCCGCCGCGGAGATAGACGCCGACGGCATCGTCCTCTCGGGGGGCCCCGACATGGACCGCATCGGCAACTGCGCGGAGTACCTCCAACTCGACGTTCCCGTCCTCGGCATCTGCCTCGGCATGCAGATTCTCGCCGCCGAACTCGACGGTGCGGTCGGATCCGGCGACTACGGCGGGTACGCGGACGTCAACGTCGAAATCCTCGACGACGAGGACCCCCTCGTGGGGTCGCTCTCGCCGGAGACGCGCGTCTGGGCGAGTCACGCCGACGAGGTGAAGGAACTCCCCGAGGGGTTCGTCCACACCGGAACGAGCGACGTCTGCGGCATCGAATCGATGAGCGACACCGACCGCGACCTGTACGGCGTCCAGTGGCACCCCGAAGTCGCCCACACCGAGGAGGGCCGAGAAGTGTTCGAGAACTTCCTCGCCATCTGCGAACAGTAG
- a CDS encoding lysylphosphatidylglycerol synthase transmembrane domain-containing protein, whose amino-acid sequence MDTPGVATYTRLRPAARAAIGLALAVVVLAVFVWFTGGVAVLRAISRADPGLVAVGSGAGVAAILSWGEALRRALGGTRPIGGLKYRLTYLSGDFARQVLPMGRLSGSAIIAYAVSRPFDYEYEEGLAAVTVTDLLNLVSAISLSTLGLATVFLRADVGDVRTFLGGLTGALVVAVGVVALVTRRRRVVERAVTAVSGGIHRGAARLGVESVAAAFEPESMRYRVESYFGALDAVAGDRRRVVATASFVAVGWMAFAASLTAAAAALGVGVPFAAALFVAPAAGLVGWSPLPGGAGGVEVAVTAGLVAVAGVSVESGAAVALLYRVCSYWVVVAVDALATGLLTAIEAN is encoded by the coding sequence GTGGACACACCCGGCGTCGCAACGTACACGCGCCTCCGACCGGCGGCGCGGGCGGCCATCGGCCTCGCACTCGCCGTCGTCGTCCTCGCGGTGTTCGTCTGGTTCACCGGGGGCGTCGCCGTGCTTCGGGCCATCTCGCGGGCGGACCCCGGCCTCGTCGCCGTCGGAAGCGGCGCGGGCGTGGCGGCGATTCTCTCGTGGGGGGAGGCCCTCCGGCGCGCCCTCGGCGGGACGAGACCCATCGGCGGCCTGAAGTACCGCCTCACCTACCTCTCGGGCGACTTCGCCCGGCAGGTGCTTCCGATGGGACGCCTGAGCGGGTCGGCGATAATCGCGTACGCGGTGAGCAGGCCGTTCGACTACGAGTACGAGGAGGGACTCGCCGCGGTGACCGTCACCGACCTGTTGAACCTCGTCTCCGCCATCTCTCTCTCGACGCTCGGCCTCGCCACCGTGTTCCTCCGCGCGGACGTGGGCGACGTGCGGACGTTCCTCGGCGGTCTGACCGGCGCACTCGTCGTCGCCGTCGGCGTCGTCGCGTTGGTGACCCGGCGGCGACGCGTCGTCGAACGCGCCGTCACAGCGGTTTCCGGCGGCATCCACCGCGGGGCGGCGCGCCTCGGCGTCGAGTCCGTCGCCGCCGCCTTCGAACCGGAGTCGATGCGCTACCGCGTCGAGAGCTACTTCGGCGCGTTGGACGCCGTCGCCGGAGACAGGCGGCGCGTCGTGGCGACGGCGTCGTTCGTCGCCGTCGGGTGGATGGCGTTCGCCGCGTCGCTGACGGCGGCGGCGGCGGCGTTGGGCGTCGGCGTCCCGTTCGCGGCGGCGTTGTTCGTCGCGCCCGCCGCCGGCCTCGTCGGGTGGTCGCCGCTTCCCGGCGGGGCCGGCGGCGTCGAAGTGGCCGTCACCGCCGGGTTGGTCGCCGTCGCGGGCGTCTCCGTCGAATCCGGCGCGGCCGTCGCACTCCTCTATCGCGTCTGCAGTTACTGGGTCGTCGTCGCCGTCGACGCCCTCGCGACGGGGCTGCTGACGGCCATCGAGGCGAACTGA
- a CDS encoding VOC family protein → MNDDASADETPGDETPADAVPSELGHVHLKVRDVDRAVEFYRDVVGLSVAERYANYAFLSFGDHHHDVALQAVGPDASGPGMGVGLYHAAFEVPSAEALRLTAERLSDRGVEFAPVDHRISKALYFEDPDGNGVEVYLDTREDNDRTEWDGENRRFDPQSL, encoded by the coding sequence ATGAACGACGACGCGTCCGCCGACGAGACGCCCGGCGACGAGACGCCCGCCGACGCCGTCCCATCGGAACTCGGGCACGTCCACCTCAAAGTCCGCGACGTGGACCGCGCCGTCGAGTTCTACCGCGACGTCGTCGGCCTCTCCGTCGCCGAACGCTACGCGAACTACGCCTTCCTCTCCTTCGGCGACCACCACCACGACGTCGCCCTCCAAGCGGTCGGTCCGGATGCGTCCGGGCCGGGGATGGGCGTCGGCCTCTACCACGCCGCGTTCGAGGTGCCGTCCGCCGAGGCCCTCCGCCTGACCGCCGAACGCCTCTCCGACCGCGGCGTCGAGTTCGCCCCCGTGGACCACCGCATCAGCAAAGCGCTGTACTTCGAGGACCCGGACGGAAACGGCGTGGAGGTGTACCTCGACACCCGCGAGGACAACGACAGGACGGAGTGGGACGGCGAGAACCGGCGGTTCGACCCGCAGTCGCTCTGA
- a CDS encoding DUF7097 family protein, translated as MEETPTGTPVGVDDPYDHAGACDHLTGDGRCRFALDRAGDDPEFAAARRADDYECLVADEDCEWRDCPHYRSTTDGRECVRCGLEEVRMAHESDSRPLLEEHHLSYGGSSDADADEPSHEITVALCRWCHTKVHKSFARIDDDASPDPEAFAAREERRSKEQAEFGFQSAADRFGGE; from the coding sequence ATGGAGGAGACGCCGACCGGGACGCCCGTGGGGGTGGACGACCCGTACGACCACGCGGGCGCGTGCGACCACCTCACCGGCGACGGCCGGTGCCGGTTCGCACTCGACAGGGCGGGCGACGACCCGGAGTTCGCCGCCGCGCGACGCGCAGACGACTACGAGTGCCTCGTCGCCGACGAGGACTGCGAGTGGCGCGACTGCCCGCACTACCGTTCGACCACCGACGGGCGCGAGTGCGTCCGGTGCGGACTCGAAGAGGTGCGCATGGCCCACGAGTCCGACAGCAGACCGCTCTTGGAGGAACACCACCTGTCGTACGGCGGCAGTAGCGACGCCGACGCCGACGAACCGAGCCACGAGATAACCGTCGCGCTCTGTCGGTGGTGTCACACGAAGGTCCACAAGTCGTTCGCCCGCATCGACGACGACGCCTCGCCGGACCCGGAGGCGTTCGCCGCGCGGGAGGAACGCCGGTCGAAGGAACAGGCGGAGTTCGGCTTCCAGTCGGCCGCGGACAGATTCGGCGGGGAGTAG